In one Xyrauchen texanus isolate HMW12.3.18 chromosome 18, RBS_HiC_50CHRs, whole genome shotgun sequence genomic region, the following are encoded:
- the LOC127659254 gene encoding thrombospondin-type laminin G domain and EAR repeat-containing protein-like — MSELLFLACVLFSWTITCQSGQWRPCTDLLPLDLVSRVLPADWKAQNGIRMVQSRGARGFQFSGSPQLFSFPASQLFINCNFFPAEFSIIVTLKIPKMAPEKSEYIFTLLEEDSDELLLGLRLSQNKLHILQRGQGSRKRITFKAIGLADNRWHTVVLAVTGHYTSLTVDCGIPLDLVLDSPFPDDLDTAGSTFFIASRRRWNGLFSGLMRQLVLLPGSDATSQICPSSEPQLSVLSVPQALLHLPIKSSSTDLALPPYEAEVRVTAGVSPPCGHSEEGQLWFNTLQGGLLLCDGITWLTMLQVKERLDYVEVHQDLFTNSETFDIEVFQIPSVGLFIATANRDSSLGSGIYKWTDGKFEQYQNISTYDAQAWQYFTVGKKKFLVVANCRAMDNGDQEQSVIYKWSTRKQKFIHYQSLNTYNARDWEAFHIQDEAFLAVANHRQGERNHNIDSVIYKWNPVTQFFEVNQTIQTSGAYDWEFFIMGPYNFLVVANTFNGRSTVIDSTIYIWLGGMFQPYQSIKTFGAIDWEMFQIGNRMFLAVANSQMLTEEGKIMYSINSTIYELSMKSQAFIKFQDIETNSALDWEYFTVGDDKFLVVANSYDGTSYLLNSVIYRWQGYEGFVPVHRLNTNGCRDWEFFNTTDGSYLIYSSARAALSKVLKLRTI, encoded by the exons ATGTCGGAGCTGCTGTTTTTGGCCTGTGTGCTCTTCTCCTGGACTATCACCTGTCAATCTGGGCAATGGAGACCTTGCACAG ATTTGTTACCATTGGACCTCGTGTCCCGGGTGCTTCCTGCAGATTGGAAAGCCCAGAATGGGATTCGTATGGTCCAGTCCAGGGGTGCTCGTGGATTCCAGTTTTCTGGATCTCCACAACTTTTCAGCTTCCCTGCATCTCAGCTCTTTATTAATTGCAACTTTTTTCCTGCTGAATTCTCCATCATTGTCACACTGAAAATCCCTAAAATGGCTCCTGAG AAGAGTGAATACATCTTCACACTGTTGGAGGAAGATTCAGATGAGCTGCTCCTCGGCTTGCGCCTGTCCCAAAACAAGCTCCACATCCTGCAAAGGGGCCAGGGCAGCAGGAAACGCATCACTTTTAAAGCGATCGGGCTGGCTGACAACCGTTGGCACACCGTTGTCTTGGCAGTGACTGGACACTACACATCTCTCACTGTAGACTGTGGCATACCCCTCGACCT AGTGCTTGATAGCCCCTTCCCTGATGATCTTGATACAGCTGGCTCAACATTCTTCATTGCTAGTAGAAGGAGATGGAACGGCTTGTTTTCT GGGCTAATGCGTCAGCTGGTTCTGCTACCTGGTTCGGATGCTACCTCACAAATATGCCCCTCATCTGAGCCCCAGCTGTCTGTACTCTCAGTTCCCCAGGCACTCTTACACCTGCCAATCAAATCATCTTCCACTGACCTTGCCCTCCCTCCCTATG AGGCAGAGGTTCGGGTGACAGCAGGTGTAAGTCCTCCCTGTGGACACTCGGAGGAGGGCCAGCTGTGGTTCAACACCCTGCAGGGAGGCCTGCTTCTCTGTGATGGCATCACGTGGCTCACTATGCTGCAAG TGAAAGAGAGGCTGGACTATGTGGAGGTTCACCAGGATTTATTCACCAACTCTGAGACATTTGACATTGAAGTTTTCCAGATCCCTTCTGTAGGGCTTTTCATTGCAACCGCCAACCGTGATTCCAGCCTTGGGTCGGGAATATACAAATGGACAGATGGGAAGTTTGAACAATATCAGAATATCAGCACCTATGATGCACAGGCATGGCAATACTTCACAGTGGGCAAAAAG AAATTCCTGGTTGTTGCTAACTGCAGAGCTATGGATAATGGGGATCAGGAACAGTCTGTAATATATAAATGGAGTACAAGGAAGCAGAAGTTTATTCACTATCAGTCTCTGAACACATACAATGCTCGAGACTGGGAGGCCTTCCACATTCAAGATGAAGCTTTCCTTGCTGTAGCCAATCATAGGCAAG GGGAGAGGAATCACAATATTGATAGTGTAATCTACAAGTGGAACCCAGTTACCCAGTTTTTTGAGGTCAATCAAACAATCCAAACATCGGGTGCTTATGATTGGGAGTTCTTCATAATGGGCCCATATAACTTCCTTGTGGTCGCGAACACCTTTAATGGAAGATCGACAGTAATCGATTCTACCATCTATATCTGGCTGGGAGGAATGTTTCAGCCTTACCAGTCCATTAAA ACATTTGGGGCGatagactgggagatgttccagaTTGGAAACAGGATGTTTCTGGCTGTGGCGAACAGTCAGATGCTCACGGAGGAGGGCAAGATTATGTACTCCATCAACTCCACCATCTATGAGCTCAGCATGAAATCGCAGGCCTTCATAAAGTTTCAGGATATCGAAACTAACAG TGCTCTGGACTGGGAATATTTTACTGTTGGAGATGATAAGTTCTTGGTGGTGGCCAATTCCTACGATGGAACATCATACTTGCTAAATAGTGTTATATACAG GTGGCAGGGCTATGAGGGCTTTGTGCCTGTGCACAGACTGAACACCAATGGCTGCAGAGACTGGGAATTTTTTAACACAACTGATGGCTCCTACCTCATCTACTCCAGTGCCAGAGCTGCTCTCTCTAAAGTTCTTAAATTAAGGACCATTTAG